The Sedimentibacter sp. zth1 DNA segment ATTAAATATACCTAATACAAATGAAATCAGCCCTGTTATTGAGTAATTATGCTTATTTGACATATTAATTATCAACTCCCTAAATCATAATATTTTTATCCTTTAATCGGTACAAATGGAAGTTGAACAAACCATATAAACAAGAGCATTAGCACCCCAAGTAAAATTGCCTGCCAACTGTTTAAGTCAAATCTGACAATTGCATAAATCATAGCAATTATCTCTAATAAATACAGAAGTGTATGCCATAGTGGTAGCTTAATTGTTCCTCCACATTCGTTGCAATAATATGTATATCTGTAATCTACTAACTTTATTTTTTGCCAATATGATATAGTATACTTGCTGCAATTAGGGCATTTATATTTTGAATATCTTTTCAAAAAGTTCATTGTACACCTTCCTTTACTTATAACCGTCTTTTTTCCATTTTGATTTTATTATATTGTCATATGACCCATATGAACCAGGCGAATCATATGGTCCAAACTGTTCATATGAAATTATTTTATCATCCCGAACATATACTTGTATTGTAGCAACATCCAGTCCCTGATTCGTCTCAGTTCTTAATAGAATGTAAATATCACCTGCTTGTATAGTAACTCCATCTCTATTGTAAGTATCATTTTTGGGCTTATTCATACTGATACCAGTGTCTACACCGGAAGCTACTAACCCTATCCCGGTTTTCATTGCACCAAGTGCCCCTAGCCCAATATTTTTCGCAGTATTTCCAATAGATGCTTTTCCATTTTGTTCTACATCAATAACGTATGCAGTTAGTGTCCCAAGAACAGGTCCAACTGCAGGTATAGTACCTCCTAAAAAGCATATAACATCATCGCGTTTTTGAAGATCACGTATGTCGTCAAGAGAAAAAGCATGTGCTATATCAGTTGATACTCTTGTGGTTTTATCGCTGCTTGCAAAAGCATAGTCTTCCACATCGATACCATTTTTCATTTGAATTTCTTGTATAGCTCTTATGGTTGCATCCATACCTGACAGATTGTTCTTTGATTTGTAATCATCGAACAATTTCCTCAATACTAGGATAGTGTCTGAGTCAGTTTGTGATAGTTCACCATCACCCGTCCCCTCACTACCATTAGTTAAATCATCCCAAGAAGATGAATATTTTATATCATTATTGCCTAAAATTGAACGTAACAGGTCTAATCTATCATGTTCTCGCAGTTCATTTTCCAAATCTTTTTGATGACATTTTAATTCTTTTTCTTCCTCTAGTGTATTCCACTCTATATCAATACTTCCTGCTGATATTTTTATAGCCTCTTGGTTTGACTTTGCTAACTCTGCTGCTGTTACTGTTACATCATATTTTTCTACTCCAGTACCGATTCTTTCTTTTGTATTATAATCATTTTTATAGATTTCTGTAATTGTTACAGTACGTTCATACGTATATATTATTCTACTACCATTGTCATCTTTAATTGCTTCATTCCAATCACCATATTTAGTATTTGTAGTATCCAGATAATATGTCTTTGGTCGTAATTTTCTCATCAAGTTAGCAATTTATCTTCATCTAATTTTAATCAACAAATACATATGATTATCCATAATACAATAAGCAATTATAGTTCTTCTCTTATTTCTTTTAATAGTCCTAGAATTTTATTTTGTATATAGAACTCATAAATATTTTTTCTTTATTTATTCCTCTTATCATTATGTGATATATTCCAGTAGAACTTTTTACCCGTACTTGTCTTGACATATTTCACCTCAATTTTTTATTGTTTTATTATAGTTTTTCTGTACTACTGTTTTTATATTTTGTTAATTAAAAAGAACCGTCCCTATGTTTTTACTTTTTTCAAAACTAAAAGGAACCCATAAAATGACTGGGTTTGTCTATTTCATGGGTTTTGCAACAATTTATGTTGCTAGAAATGATTATTTATATTGTCAGTTTATGTTAATAATATCATCGACTTATTTCTTGAATAAGCCTGTTTGATTTAACATTTTTATCCTTGTACATTTTCAAAATATCAATCGTTTTTGTTTTTAATTCAAAAATATTATCATCTAACTTATCAGGTATTAAGCTCTGAACATCTTCCAATTCTGTGCCTAAATGTATCACATCGACGATTTCTTTATCAAAACTATTATCTATCAATTTATTTAGAGTACTTGGATTAAAAAGCAAATGTTCTACATCTTCTATCTCCATAACTTTTTCTTCTAAAGCTGTTAATAGCCCCAACTCAAGTATAGCAATTAATTGCTCACTTTCATGTTTTCCTTCTTGCTGAATCTTTACTTTCAATTTGTCCTCCTTCTATTAATTACTCCATCCTGGTTTAACTTTCACATCAAAGACTTTTCGATGAGAACTGTTGGTGAAAAAACAATGTATTTCGTTGAAGGTGCAAAGAACGCTAAGAAAGGTGTTGCGGTAATTGTCAGAATGGAAAGATTCGAACAATGTTGCCAACTACACTAAAAGATTTCTTAAAACTATTCATCTTGCTTTTTTTAATTACGCTTAAAACAATTTATTGACATTTATACCGTTAGTTCTTTTGTTTAATTTCAATCTTCTTACAAGTAATTCTACCGTCAAGTGGCCAAGCTGAAATTGAAAAAGTAACAAATTCATCTTCTTCGCTGACCCCGACATCTTGAATGAAATACTTATAATCTAGTTTTCCTTCTTGATTCTTTCCCTTACTATATGATTTGTCATGAGAAAGATTAAGGCTGAAACAATTCAGAAAATGACAAGTTACTAATCCAGATTCTTTTTTTCCAAAAAACTGAATTTTTGCATTTTCAAACCATTCATCTATGTCTAGTTTTTCAATTGTAGCATCAATCACACCTAGTTCAATTAGTTTTTTTTCTATTTCGTGCATGTTTTACTCCTTTACTTATTGTATGGAATATGCGCATTTGGGCTATCGTATGGAACTATGTTTCCATTGATATCTAGCGAATTTCCAGCTTCGTCATATAGATGCATATGTCTATAATTTGTTACTTTATCAGCTGGGTCGATTCTTACTCGGTAATTCCCATTTCCATCCTTGATATGTACAAAATCATTACCATTTGGTCCATTTGAACTGTATGTCCAACCATCTGGTAATGCATCCTCAAGTTCATTAAGTCCCATTTTATTTAAATCATTTGGACTTAAATTGTCAAGATGTCTCGTCCCCTCACTACCACTAGTTAAATTATCCCAAGAAGCTGACACTACACCTAGTCCACCATGAATACTTAATGCTCCAGAAGCTAGTCCACTTACTGAAATTGATATTGCGGGCTCGGCAATAGCTTCTCTACCAGTTAATTTGGCAATGGAACCTCCAAATCCTACTACTGCTGAAGCTCCTGTTTTAATAACTCCCCATCCTGTTTCGGCTAAACCAAGTCCAAATGATATTACATCTCCAACTTTTTTACCAACATTATAACATCCATCGTATGTAACATTTGGTACTATTATATTAGATTCAAATGATTGTAACCCTTGTGACATACCTGATGAATATTTTTCATCATTTTTGCCTACAGTTGAACGTAACTGGTCTAATTGAATAGCATGTGCTTGTAGTTCATTATTTGCTACTGAATCACCTATTCCTTTAACTACATCACCAGCACCATACCAAATTTTTTGATACCATTTTAATTCTTTTTCTTCCTCTATTGTATTCCACTCTAGTTCAGCACTTCCTACTATACTTTCTATCGCTTCTTGATTTTCTTGTGCTATTTCTTTTGCTGTTACTGTTACATCATATTTCTCTACTCCAGTACCGATTATTTCTTTTGTATTATAATCATTTTTATAAATTTCAGTAATTTTTACAGTACGTTCATACGTATATATTATTCTACTACCATTGTCATCTTTAATTGCTTTATTCCAATCACCATATTTAGTATTTGTAGTATCCAGATAATATGTATATGGACGTAACTCTCTCATCAGTTCAGCATTTTGGTGTGCTATGTTTTGCTTCTCTGTATGCTCTCCTGTCTCTAAGAAAATATCATAATCCTCAAACCATATGTCACTCATACTTGATATTTCACTATCCACTTCTGACCTTGACATAGCTAATATCATTGATTTTGTATATACAGCAAAGTGTCCTGTAGGGTCTACATAGTTCACTGGGTTATTTAATGCATATGCATATTGGTTTAGTGATTGTGGATTTGATATATTACCTCTATAGGTGTCTTCTGTCATAAATCTTCCTATATTTGGATTATACCATCTTGCATTCATATATACAAGTGATGCTTTATCATCATATAGATGTCCTGTGTAGCCTCTTAAGTTGCATGGTACTGATATACCTGTTTGTATGTTTCCAGATACATCATATCTGTAAAATATCAAATGGGACCGTAGTTTTATACTGATTATTTTCAGCATATAATTTACGTCCCCATTTACATTCAGTTCACTAATACAGAACTTAGTCTAACGCTTTTATTGTTCTTATACTTAGTTTGTTTATATTCTAGACTCCTGTTTTTCTTTTTTAATCTGTTTCCAGTCCTTTATGCTTATCCAATTAACATAAATAAAATATATTAACGTTAATAATATTAGTATTCGAGCAAGCAAAGTTCCTCGAAAAACAATAATATATCGGTTTATAAAAAACAAAAATGTGTATGCTACTCCAAATACCGGATGCTTTATTATCATAAATCCAACAATACATATCATAGGCAAAACTCCCAGCATAACAAATGATATAATCGGATCAATAACAAATAATCCTGGCACAAATAATAAGACTCCAATTACTCCCATAATAATAATTTGTTTTCCTGTTTTCTTTTTTCTTCCATTTCATTTTCTTCCTTGTCTTATATGTTGAAATTCAATTATTTATTTTCTATTTATCACCCAATTCACCATGTTATTTAGGGACGATTCTTTTTGATTGACATTATTAATTTTTACTTTTTATCTCTCGCCCAATATCTGCAACTTTATAGTAAGACATACTGCATATTTCTGCTACATCCCTATAAGAAATTATCTCTAATTTTATTAATATTTCAGCTAGTTTTTCCATTTTGTCAGTATCTATTTGCGTCTGGTCTACTAACACCTTTAAGGAGTCACTCCAAACCGTCCCTTTGTTTTCCTATGAAGTGGATGCAGAATTATAGTTCTATAGTGAAATCTTTTCCGTAAAGAAAAAAGAAACCCATGAAATAACTGGATTCGTCGATTTCATGGGTTGTGTTAAGAGTTATGTTGCTAGTACTTCATTATTTATGTAATGACTTCAATCATTCTTGCTCGCATCAAAATAATGTGATTCAAATACCTCAACAAAGAGATTATTGCTCTCTATTTTATTTAATACTTCATCACTTGATTCATTTGCCCCAATATACATATTGAAATCATAACCAAAGTGAACATAAAAAGAATCATCAGAAACTAGTTTAAACCACATTTTTTCCCTTAGCACACATGGTACAACTTTTTTTATCTCTTCTTTTGATAAAGACATACCATTATCTAAATTATCACAGTCTTCATATATTTCTAAATCTATAATTTTCAGTTTATTTATTCTGTTACATTCCATTAGCTAAATTATCGACTCAATATATAATCTTTCATACTCAAGATATTCGTCTTTCGTAAATACCTTGCCATCATATTGTTTTCCCACATCACTTAAAGATGTCCATTCATCCTTTAAATAAGCTCCATAACTGTCACGATATTGAGGATTGTATTTTGTTATCCGCCACATGTAATTCATAAGTTAATCTCCAATTCTGTTTAGATTTATATCATAAGTACCCATTCTAGTCTTCTTACTACTTAAGTTTTTGAAAGAATCAGCCATTTTCCAAACACCACATCTGGAGTAATATATTTATTACCTTTCTTGTAAACAGGCCGTCCATGACTCGTATAATTAGTTTTTTGGAAATCAAATTCTTTAGCTACTTCCGTTGCTTCCTTCGTAGTCTTAAATCCAGTTTTATCCGCCCCCTAAACTGTAATCTTAAAAAGCAGCCAAAAGAAAAGCGTTAACTTTTTACAATTACCACCATTATATCACCCTTCTATTACACGTAAATGCACCTCTAAAAAGCAACAGGAATATTTTCCAAGCCTAACGTACGTACAACTGATTTCAGTAAAACATCTCACAGGGCTTATAAGGGTTATATATATAGTAGTTATGGTATTGATTTCGCTAGGCACTGAGTATCCCCGACCAAAAGAAAAAGCGATAGCAGAAGAAAGCTCCCTACTATCGCATTAATAATTATTTCATTACTTAAATTTCTATTTCATCAAAATCACTGCTAGATAATACTTCGCTTAACCGTTCGTTTAGCATAACTTTCTTTACTTCTTCACTATGAAAGATGACGTGGAATGGCGTTGGCTCTGTCGGAAAATCATCATAATTTCGACCTTTTGCCCATTCTATAGCTGTATCCTTCAATATTTCCAGTAAAATCTCAAAATCCTTTGGTTCCGTTTCAAGAATGTAATTGGAATTTTTAATTATCAAAACATAACTACCACTTGTTATCCAGTCTAAATCATTGATACATTCATCAAAAGCAGCCCAATTATCACCAAGATAGTCAGGAAACTCAAAAGCTTTAGCAAACTCAACAAAAACCTCATCAGTCGATTTGCATTTATTTCCATCTACAATAGCGATATAACTCCCTTCTTTAAAGTTCATATTGCTTTCTAAATCATACCAGTTACAGTACACCTCATGTACAAATGGTTCCTTTAACCCAATTAGTTTATCTATTTTCATTGATGTCATCACCTCAACTATTCTACTTTTGTAAATGTATTGTAATGGTCATCCGTATACCAAACAGAACCATCCTCACCAATAACAACTCTTTCAGCACCTCTGTTCTGACCTTTTACATACGGATTCACATCATATTCTCTATATGTCGTGTTCTCAGGAAGTATTTGACCTCCTCTACCATCATTTTTAAAGGTTCTTCCACCCTTGTATCCTTTTGGCGAAGCACCATTGTTTAACTTGATATCATCTACTATATCTAACGCTTTTTGAGGTACACCTTTACTCGTCCCCTCACTACCACTAGTTAAATTATCCCAAGAAGCTGACACTACACCTAGTCCACCATGAATACTTAATGCTCCAGAAACTAGTCCACTTACTGAAATTGATATTGCGGGCTCGGCAATAGCTTCTCTACCAGTTAATTTGGCAATGGAACCTCCAAATCCTACTACTGCTGAAGCTCCTGTTTTAATAACTCCCCATCCTGTTTCGGCTAAACCAAGTCCAAATGATATTACATCTCCAACTTTTTTACCAACATTATAACATCCATCGTATGTAACATTTGGTACTATTATATTAGATTCAAATGATTGTAACCCTTGTGACATACCTGATGAATATTTTTCATCATTTTTGCCTACAGTTGAACGTAACTGGTCTAATTGAATAGCATGTGCTTGTAGTTCATTATTTGCTACTGAATCACCTATTCCTTTAACTACATCACCAGCACCATACCAAATTTTTTGATACCATTTTAATTCTTTTTCTTCCTCTATTGTATTCCACTCTAGTTCAGCACTTCCTACTATACTTTCTATCGCTTCTTGATTTTCTTGTGCTATTTCTTTTGCTGTTACTGTTACATCATATTTCTCTACTCCAGTACTGGGTATTTCTTTTGTTTCAAAATCATTTTTATAGATTTCTGTAATTTTTACAGTTCGTTCATATGTATATATTATTCTACTACCATTGTCATCTTTAATTGCTTCATTCCAATCACCATATTCAGTATGTGTATCGTCAAGATAATATGTCTGTGGTCGTAATTCACACATCAACTCAATATTTTGGAGTGCTATGTTTTGATTTTCTGTATACTTTCCTGTCTTATCGGAAATAGCTTTATCCTCAAACCATATTTTACCCATATTTACTATTTGTTTATCTAGCTCTTTTCTAGACATATTTAGTATTTGGTCTTCTGTATATACCGCTAAGTATCCTGTAGGGTCTACGTAGTTTACTGGGTTGTTTAATACGTATGCGTATTGGTTTAGTGATTGAGGATTTAATATATTACCTCTATAGGTATCTTCTGTCATAAATCTTCCTACATTTGGATTATATCATCTTGCATTCATATATACAAGTGATGCTTTTTGTTATTCTTTCCTTTGTTATTTGAGTTACCTGGGGTACTGTCATTGCTTGTATTTGACTTAAACTCTTCCATTAATTTAAATCCATTTTCATTGTACTCAGCTACTAATTTAGGGTCATATTCTGCTACTTCTCTTGATACTAATCTTCCTAGTCCATCATATTTATATGATGAATAGGTACCATTGTCATTTAGTGTTCCTGTTAGCTGATTTGCTCCATTGTATGTGTATTCAACCTTTTCTTCTGGTGATTCTGATAGTATAAAGTTCCCTGAAAGGCAATTATTGGGACAATGCTGTTGCTGAAAGTTTTTTCAGTCACTTTAAATGTGAAAGTAATGAAAAATAAAATAAGATATCCTTAAAATGCAATTAATGTTACAGAGGAATATATTGAGTACTATACAAATTTTCGTCCACAAAAGAAATTAGGTGGAATGACCCCTATTTCATATAGAAATGCTTATAATATAGTTTTAAAAAAACTATTATATTATGTGTACCTAAATTGTACACCTTTAAGCAGTCACTCCAAACCGTCCCTGATTTTTTCTGGGTATCCACCAATAAAAAAAGCGATGGCAAGTTTACCCTGCCACCGTCTATTTTTGTTACTTCGTCGTATCTACTTATTGTCTTGAATAGAAGTCATTTACTATCATATCTAATTCTACACATTGCCACTCGACATTTTCATAGTACTTTAAGAACAACTCATCAACAATATCTCCACCAACTTTTGATAGATAATTGAAACATTCAATTAATAGAGGGGTTGCTCTTATTTTTGAAAATACACTAAACAGAGAAAACTCCTTTTTAACTAGTTCAATAACTTCGTTAATAAAGTCATTATTGCTAGTATTCCCAAGACCTCTAAGAAATAAAGATACTTCATACTCATTGTTACTCAGTAAAAACTCTTTTATTTCTTCAGCCGATGCTTCTTCCATGATTATTCTCAGATACGTGCTTTCAAATAACCCTAATGCTTTTCTATCGTCATTGTAGAAATCTTCCCAGAAA contains these protein-coding regions:
- a CDS encoding DUF3969 family protein, producing the protein MKVKIQQEGKHESEQLIAILELGLLTALEEKVMEIEDVEHLLFNPSTLNKLIDNSFDKEIVDVIHLGTELEDVQSLIPDKLDDNIFELKTKTIDILKMYKDKNVKSNRLIQEISR
- a CDS encoding RHS repeat-associated core domain-containing protein; translated protein: MIFYRYDVSGNIQTGISVPCNLRGYTGHLYDDKASLVYMNARWYNPNIGRFMTEDTYRGNISNPQSLNQYAYALNNPVNYVDPTGHFAVYTKSMILAMSRSEVDSEISSMSDIWFEDYDIFLETGEHTEKQNIAHQNAELMRELRPYTYYLDTTNTKYGDWNKAIKDDNGSRIIYTYERTVKITEIYKNDYNTKEIIGTGVEKYDVTVTAKEIAQENQEAIESIVGSAELEWNTIEEEKELKWYQKIWYGAGDVVKGIGDSVANNELQAHAIQLDQLRSTVGKNDEKYSSGMSQGLQSFESNIIVPNVTYDGCYNVGKKVGDVISFGLGLAETGWGVIKTGASAVVGFGGSIAKLTGREAIAEPAISISVSGLASGALSIHGGLGVVSASWDNLTSGSEGTRHLDNLSPNDLNKMGLNELEDALPDGWTYSSNGPNGNDFVHIKDGNGNYRVRIDPADKVTNYRHMHLYDEAGNSLDINGNIVPYDSPNAHIPYNK
- a CDS encoding barstar family protein, encoding MKIDKLIGLKEPFVHEVYCNWYDLESNMNFKEGSYIAIVDGNKCKSTDEVFVEFAKAFEFPDYLGDNWAAFDECINDLDWITSGSYVLIIKNSNYILETEPKDFEILLEILKDTAIEWAKGRNYDDFPTEPTPFHVIFHSEEVKKVMLNERLSEVLSSSDFDEIEI
- a CDS encoding ribonuclease domain-containing protein produces the protein MTEDTYRGNILNPQSLNQYAYVLNNPVNYVDPTGYLAVYTEDQILNMSRKELDKQIVNMGKIWFEDKAISDKTGKYTENQNIALQNIELMCELRPQTYYLDDTHTEYGDWNEAIKDDNGSRIIYTYERTVKITEIYKNDFETKEIPSTGVEKYDVTVTAKEIAQENQEAIESIVGSAELEWNTIEEEKELKWYQKIWYGAGDVVKGIGDSVANNELQAHAIQLDQLRSTVGKNDEKYSSGMSQGLQSFESNIIVPNVTYDGCYNVGKKVGDVISFGLGLAETGWGVIKTGASAVVGFGGSIAKLTGREAIAEPAISISVSGLVSGALSIHGGLGVVSASWDNLTSGSEGTSKGVPQKALDIVDDIKLNNGASPKGYKGGRTFKNDGRGGQILPENTTYREYDVNPYVKGQNRGAERVVIGEDGSVWYTDDHYNTFTKVE
- a CDS encoding RHS repeat domain-containing protein; the encoded protein is MLSESPEEKVEYTYNGANQLTGTLNDNGTYSSYKYDGLGRLVSREVAEYDPKLVAEYNENGFKLMEEFKSNTSNDSTPGNSNNKGKNNKKHHLYI